From Aegilops tauschii subsp. strangulata cultivar AL8/78 chromosome 5, Aet v6.0, whole genome shotgun sequence:
CGACCTTCCTCCAAATATCTCATCAGATGGAGATGCTGTTGGGGATGCCCCTGGCCGTGAGGCCCTCGGCCTTGCCCGTGTGGTCGGAGGTGTTGGGGTAGAGCAGCATGTAGGGGAACTGGGCTGGTCCATTGCGGTTCTTGAGCTGGGGGTTTCCGTTCAAGGCCACCACCTGGCTCTCGATGCCCTCCAGCCTCGTGCCGAACCGCTTGAACGCCTCCAGTGCCTTGGCATCCGATGTCCACTCCGGCGTGTCACGCTGCCCGAGGTAAATCTCATCGGAGGAATGCTTGGACAGGATCTCCAGCAGAGAAATGCCAATGATGGCCTGCATTTGGTTGGTGATGGTGCGGATGAACACCTTTTCCGGGTCGCGGGCCAGCAAGGCGTACTCCTCGGTGTCCGGCTCTGGCATCGGACGGCGGCTCGCTGACGGCTTGTTGGGGTGGTAACCTGCGTACGGGTACTGCCCGAAGTTGACGGCGGCGTGCAGCGCCGACCCGGTCCAGATGATGGTGGCGCAGGCCTTGACCAGCTCCGCCACCGTCTTCATCTTGGGCCACCACGCCGCATCCTTGAGGTCGCCGTGGCCGACCTCCCGCACCTCCTTCCACCACGCCTGCAGCTCCACGTCGCTCTGAAGCACACTGTCGCTGGTGTAGTAGATGGCCAGATACTCTGTCACCCACTGCTCGATGGCGGTCCAGATAGCCAGCCCGTCCACCGCGTAAGGGTAGTCCTCAAGCAGCAGCCGCACCTTGTGCGGGCTTGATGGGTCAGGCACCGCCATGCCCCTGCATTTCATTGATTTATATCTTCACATAATTAACCTGCTGTATAGAATAGAAGAAATAGAACAAGTTCAACTTACCTCTTGATTAGATCGTCTGGTAGGGCCTGCTCGTTGAAGTTCCAGTCCTTGTAGGTGACGGAGGACATCTCCATGGCGTACTTGCGCTGGAAGACGGTGAGCTCGATGATCCCGCCGGCGCTGACGAGCAGCTCGCGCGCCCGCGAGTTGATGTTCATGGTGTCACGGTAGTGCGGGTGCAGCAGCTTGTGCACCGGGTGGGTCACGCTCAGCTGCCGGTTGGTGGCGATGATGAAGGGCTCCATCACGGCGTGCGTGTTGAGCCAGTGGCTGACCAGCTGGTGATAGCCGTAGTCGTTGACGCAGACGTACGCCTTGGCGAGCTGCCATATCCAGGCCTCGACGCCGGTGGACGCCGGAGTGTAGACGGTGCTCTTCGCGGTGGTGAGGCCGCCCTGGAGCAGCGGCGTGCTCAGCTCGATGGCGACCGGCGCCAGCGTGCCGTCACCTTTCAGGAAGAGCAGGGTCCTGGTGGCGTAGAGGAAGGTGTCGTCGAGGTTGTTGAGCCTGACGAGGTACGGCATCATGTGGTCGTGGTGGTCGAGGATGTAGAGCCTGTTGCTGGAGACTGCCTGCTGCGCCGTGAGGCCCTCGAGGCTCGACCCGATCTGCGCCTCGGTGATGGTGCTGGTTTGGTCGCCGTACTGGCTGGGATCCAGAGTACTCTTGGGGGGGAACTCCTGCAATGCAATGGATTAATTTTGTTTTACCATTAGTTTAGTCTATGCTTAATAGCACTAATAATTTGGCCGATGGATATATGAATTTGTTTAAGTTCTCACCGTGACACGGGTGATCATCATCGGGTTGACGCCGGCGAGAATCTCCCTTGCGAACTCCGCGTCGGTCATCCATGCTTTCTCGTCCTCTGCACGTGCGTAAATAATCGAAATTATATTTAATTTTCTTCCAACGTTTGATGATCCTATGTACTTGTAGTTGTAGTTTATAGACTTATATCTACATAAGTAAAATATAAGTTGGTAGGTAGGTACGTTTGATGACTTGTGGCTTGGGGGGCTTGAGGAGGTAGTCGCCGCCCATGGGGATGAGGTCCTTGACGAGCTGGAGCGGGAAGCGCTTGCGCATCTCCTGGAGGGCCGGGATGTCGGGCAGCTTGATGCCACCCTCGTAGAGCTTGAGGATGTCGGCGAAGGAGTCGAACTCGCCGGGGGAGAGGTCGACGTAGGTGCGGATGGCCGGTATGATCCCTTCCACCAGCGCCTTGAGCGAGTAGCCCAGGAAGTCTGACTTCTTGAGATGCCCGAACAGCTCGTCCCGCGGCACGTAGATGCTCTGCACCAGCGGCAGCAGCCGGCTCTCGCGATCGGGGCCTGCATGCGCGCGCAACGTAAGTTCCAAGGAGAGTGCATGCTAGTGAGTGAGAAAGAGAGAAATGAACGCACTGGTTTGTGAGAGCTTGCGGCCGGTGCGGCAGCGGCGAGGGTAGGGGAACTCCTTGGAGCCGCCGAGGATCTGGCGGGAGTCGCCGAGGTCGTGGTAGACGTCGTAGCGGTAGACACGGTCGTGCGCCTCGTAGGGCCCTTGCTGGTCGTCGCCCCTCAGGTTCCGGAGCTCGTCGTCGCGGTACGGCTTCAGTGCCGCCGGCATCTTGCTGGGCAGGTACGTCTGCGCACGCAAGTACATACACGTTTACTTGAATAAGTGGACAAGCAAAAACGTTGCATCCACTGAACACATCGATCATTGGGGATTGAAGAGCTCGCTCACATCATTGGCGAAGAAGACGCGGCTGTAGCGGTACTTGGCCTGTGGGTACACCCAGGAGTTGGCGACGAAGACGACCTTGCCGTGGCCGGGGACGTTGTCGAGGGTGATGGTCTTGAGGAAGAACTCGGAGGCGTGGTTGTTCTTGACGATGATGGCGCCCGGCACCCCCAGCTTGTCCACCGCCCAGTCGAAGTTGACGCTGAACTTGTTCTCGCCCACCGTGATGAACGGCAGGCTCGTGATCCACTGCTCCAGGCTCGCCTCCGCGCCCACCTTCCCGCGGTTCCCGTTGTCTAGCCGAGCCACGTAAACAAACAAGCTAGTCAGACACtgcattgcattgcattgcaCGGGAAGATAAGTACTGTAATGGTGAAGGGGGGGTGGTCGATGGTGCTCACTGGAGTCGACGATGGTGGAGCTGATCAGCTGGCAGGTGACGCCGCGGCCGAGGAACTCGGTGACGTTGTCCATGACGGTGGCGCCCAGGTCGTTGAAGTCGAGTGCATTCTTGCGGGTCAGCACCACCGACCCCTTGAGCCTGGTCTTGCTCCCGGTGAGCCCGCCGATGATGTCGAGACCGCCGCCGAACAtcttggtgtgtgtgtgtgtgtatgtatgCTTCTAAGACGGAGAAACAGTGGTACCAGTTTAGTGGTAGTGTGGCTTGCTGTGGATGGTGTGAGAGCTCTCGACGAGCAACCGGGCTATTTATAGATGGACCAAGGGTAAGGTGTGCCTCGGTGAGCTTGGCGTTGGCTACTGCCTAACGTTGGACTTTGGGTCCTAGTGGTTTAGTGTTTGATTTGATGGTACTGCAAATCGATTTGATTATCAGGGGATCAGGATAAGATCCTACAAATTGTATACAGGGGAGTAGCTACGTCGGGATAGCGTGGGCTCATTAATTATAATTAGGGCATGGATCAAGACAAGATCTCAATCGTGGGAGAGATGTGGATTTTTTTTATTGAAGCAGGGCATCAACCCCGGGTTCCTGGTGTGTGCACTTCACGCGCCCTCACCAACCCCCGTACACGGTGGAATGACCTCTGCATTGAGGAGCGGCGACGAAATGCAGCAGTAGGTCGATCGAGTTCAAGCTTGGAGCTAGTATGCGCATCAAATCGGTCGACTGCGCGCGTGATCTCCGGCGTCGACCAAGCAGGCGCGCGCGGCAGACGCACGCACGTGCGCGAACGCAGTACGCGCGCACCATCTCTCTCTGTCCGCGCCACTTGGGACCAGCATAGACGATGCGCCCCCACGACCACGAGAGATTCGTGCGCCTCGCGCGCGCTCAGGATCACCGACGCCGAGCACGCCGCGGCAACGACGGCGGGCAGAAACAGCAACTGTTTGTTTGGTTGCTCGCATTCAACCCAGGCAGGATTTGGATGAGTAAAATTGGCTCGGTCATCTTCAATGTTGACTCTCAAACCGTCCGCATACGTTTGGACCCTGCTTTCGGACGTGTTGTGTCATTCAACACGGGGCTGTATCGATCCGCCGAGTGGTCCAGAAGCATTTTTTTTCCCGCAGACCAAAGACAAATGTCAGGGGTTTTGCAGGAGTTCGTCCGTGCAGGATGGCGGAAGGCTTGATGCTATTTGGCGGAAGGAGAACTTGATTAGTAACTGATTAGCTTGATGTTTGGCGGAAGTTATCAAGCTGAACATGATTTTCTAATTATTATAAAATGCATTACTTCCGCCAAATGTTGAAACACCTTCCGCCAAAAGGCACTGACGTTaatctttttttcttcttcagaATACATTGCTTTGGCCGAAGTGTTTGGCGGAAGTGCATGCAATGCAATGCATCCATTGGCGGAAGGTGCATGCAATTCATGTTGCTTGTTTGGCGAATGGTGTTGTTTCGTTTTTTAATTGATCACTGTTTAGCATATGTTTAACTAAAGACTGTTGTGGACATTTGCGGTTATAGGCATGCTAAAAATCAGTCGACTTAGATTTAATGAAGTCTCAGTCGATCATGCAACATTTTTTTGACCGTATGCAACACTTTTTCATACCGGTTGCAACATTTGTTTTGTTGGTTGAAGCATGTCATCCCTCCTCGATCGGTTGTAGCACGTCATCTCACCGGTTGCAACATCCTTCATTGATGGTTGTAGCATTTTAGTTAAAACGGTTGTAGCATTTGTTGTTTTTGCTTGCAATATCATCGCAACATTTTTCGTCGCCGTTTGAAGCATCTAGCCGTGCCGCTtgtagcaaaaaaaaaaaaaaaaccatGCTGACGTCACTCGACTGAGACTTtgttaagtctcagtcgactgagttCTAGACACACCCTTGCGGTTAAGATTGGATGGTCGACTCCTGCATCAATGTTCGCGGACTGGACCCCACTTCCGCGGACGGATGTCGTGTCCTATTTGAGGTTcaatgttggagatgcccttagagCATATACATCCGTGGTCACCTAATTTGGGCCTCTATACGCCCGCGGACGTGCTCATCAGAGTGGAACCGCCGCGACGTGCTTCAACTGAAGGGGAAGGGGACGTCAGTGACCTGCGACCAGGCAAGACACcggctgtgtacgccggcgtcgcctcggtGGTGGCCTTCCCGGGACCAAGCGGCAGTGGCCTCccatgttctacttctcctcgatgagcGGCGGGCGCGACGTGATGACCACCGTTCCGTCCATCTCTGCGATGCCGACTTTTCTCCGCCGACAGGGCGCGGTTACGCGTACGTTGACGGCGGATGACGCGGTCACGGGCATGGCAGCCAGGATGCCCGTGCCGTTGTGCTCCCCGCGTGCCGGCCTGGAGCAACTCGTCACTCCTCAGCGAGCTGGCTTGGAGCGGCAAGCCGTTGAACAATGCACCGGCTTGGAGCTTCTGTGAGCTGGCCCGCAACGGCCTGAAGCGTCGAGGGTGATGGAGCAGAGAGTTATCTGGCTCGTATTCATTGGGCTCgacgggccacccagccggcttttatgccggagaactCCTCTTCCTGCTCGCCGGATGCCATGGTCATTGTAAAGACAACGGTGCAAAGAGGAGATGTGAGCGGACTGTGCTGCATTTTTGCCCCGCATCTGGCACCGTTTATATACGGACGGATAGGCGGAGCCAACCAACGATGTGTTTAATGACGGATGGCTCGCGAACACACGTGTGACCGGAGTAGATTTCTGGGCACACGCGCGGGTTTTAATGAAAAAAGGCAGGCAATCTGTGGCCGTTTGAATGCACGAGGATGTGTGTTCAGTCAGGCGTGTCTCGGCCgacgcgccgcttcaatgccaaCAGTGAAAGGTCGCGTCCGTCCCCTGCCGTCCGGTCAAATCGTGGGCATCAATATTGGTTGCTGCATGCTCTAGACCGGCATGAATACGGCGCGGCAAGCGGCGGGAGCGTTCGATGAAAAGCGCGGGAGAGGCGGGCCGGACTTTCTTTGGCTCAGGACGGTTAAGAGCGGACGTGAGAGCGGTCTGGACGCCCGCAAAGGCCCCCTAGTTTGACTCCGGTTTGCCGAAAAAAGCACATCCGGATCGTGTTGGATGACACAACACATTCGGGCAACGTGGTCCGAACGTATGCAGACGGTTTGAGAATCATGGTTGAAGATGCTCTTAGCACTATCAGTTTGCAACAGCAATGGCTGTGATGTATGTGGTAGAGCTACTTGTGTGCCCTCTGTGATGGCCAATAGTTCAGCTCCATATACATAGTCGCATCTAGGCATATAACGGCAAGCGCACAGTAAAGCCTGTCCCAGATTAATTATCTCTGATGGTTGATACGACAATGACACACAAGAGGGTAGTTTGTGAAGATGCAAGCATGGCATCATCTTGGAAATAGAATATACATCAATCATTTTGATTGATGATATATCATTTTGGCTGCTATACACCAATCATCTTGGAAACATAATATACACCAATCGTTTTGGTTTGATGATATATCATCTTGATTGAGTATGATTAAGCCCCTGATAGTTGGTACATGTGTGCCTTGTCAGCGCACCATGGCATGTGACTGTATCAGTGCCTGACACAAAGCTTATGGTATAGCCCACGCGGATGGCATGGTTTGGAATCATGAGGGCTGTGTCCACCCATGCATGTGCGTACAGTTCAGCAGGCTCGCGTACTAAAAAACGATGCGCGCATCATTATCGCCTCCCCACCAACCGCCGCGGCGAGGCGCCCTCGCCCTCGTGTTACATGCACCTACGAAGTACTCGAATGGATCGTGACTCGTGAGCCTAGGTTGTGCCGTTGGATTTGTGTCTCTATCACCGTATACATCATGCCGTCATCTATACATCTACTCTTGAGTACTTTTGTTGAGTTAACCAATGTGGTGTTAATGTTGTTAAAAAACCCAGTGTGGTGTTAATGATTAGTGGCTCTTCCATGGGACCAGCCAAGAAAATTTGGCAACACGGATTTCATACGAGCCTGAACTAGTCTAGCCCTTTTTGAAGACATGTCGATCTGCGTTGTTTCACAAAGACGATCGACATATCCCAACGTGCGCACGCACGAGAAAGAGCTTGCGGAATCGTTAGAGCATCTACGATAGGACGCTCAAACCACTCTTATGCGTCTGGTCTCCTCAAACCACTTATATGTTCGGGTGGACGGCTTGTCACTGGCCGGTCATAAAAATTACTGTACCCTCAAACCACTTATATACATCTGGGTTGTATGGGCCATAGATATGGTAAGACCGGGCGTGCACGCCACGCTCAATCTGGCCCCAGCTGCCCCACCCTGACCCCACAAATATCCCTTCACTCCGCTCTGCTTCAATCCAACCACAGCTCATCACCGGTGATCTCTGACCTTCGCTGGTATGGCGAGTAGCGAATCCGAGTACGACCCGTCAACTAGGATCCCTAGGACGAGGAGAAGTTTGCCATCCACCTAGCTCTTCGtcggtccggggggggggggggggggggggggggggatccgCCCGAGCTCCGCCGTCCGAGTTGTTCCGACGGGGAATCCAATGCGTTCGCACAAGTGGGTGTTGGTGGCTCGAGGCGCCCGACCGCGGAGGCCTCGGAGCTGGCGAGCGGCAGCCGGCGGTAGGGCAATTGGGCTAGCCCGCGGAACCCATACAGTGGGTCTCGTCCTGGCGACGGTCGACTTTGAGTCCGAGGTCAACGACGGCACTGCGCACTGCCTCGGATGCGTCGTATGCCCAAGGTGCTGTGGCAATACCGCGGCCGAGGACCGGCTTGCTTGTCGTGCGTGGGTCAAGGCCTGGAAGGACGTCGAGGTCGAGTCATGCCTCGCCGCGTCAGACAAGGCCTTGGAGGCCAAGGATACCGAGGACACCCGTGCTTGCATCTGGGCGAAGCGGCAAGGCGGGGATACGCGTGGCTTCGCAAAGCAGTGATGTTTGTGCCCTCTCTAGATGATGAGGAGGATGACGGTGCCGCATCCGACCCCATAGCTTCGGGAGCGAGCAAATCCATCTTGACCCGTACTTTGTCTTCAACCGCTACGGCGACAAAGAGGACAAGGATAAGGGAAGCCGTAGACGAGTTTTCTCCATAACTCTAGTTTTTAGAAGATGCCAATTTTTGATAGTCGATGGCTTGTATGATGAACTATGTCTATGCTGTGTGTGAGACCTAAATGAAGTACGTGTGTGGGAATATATgagtttgatgattttttttttcgaaacggaggcaaaagatttgcctcatctATTAAATAAGGGAGAGTAGATTAGAGTTTTACAGCGACCACCTCAAACACGGCATGCGAACTACTCACGAAATACAATAGGCCCTAGATTCTTTGCACCAGCTGTAACCCAAAGCTTGGCCTCCTCAAGGATTGTGTTAAGAAGAATAGGCGGCGGAGCACTTTTGTGTCGGAACACCCTAGCATTACGTTCATTCCAGATGGTCCAGGAgacgaggagggtgagggaggcCAAGGCACTCCTGTTGGGGACGTGTCTCCCAGTACCATCTTCCCACCAATCCAGGACGGAGCCATGAAGATGCCATCCGGAGGTGTCAATGTGATGAAGGCCAAGCTTGGCCGCGAGAGACCTCCAAAGCCGAATAGTGAAGCGACACTTGAAGAGAAGATGAGCACCCTTTCCTGCTCCCTAGAGCAAAGAGGGCACAGACCGCAGTTGGCCCACCCGCGCCTCTCCAGGCGGTCCGCAGTCCAGATCCTATCTGGA
This genomic window contains:
- the LOC109765406 gene encoding linoleate 9S-lipoxygenase 2 is translated as MFGGGLDIIGGLTGSKTRLKGSVVLTRKNALDFNDLGATVMDNVTEFLGRGVTCQLISSTIVDSNNGNRGKVGAEASLEQWITSLPFITVGENKFSVNFDWAVDKLGVPGAIIVKNNHASEFFLKTITLDNVPGHGKVVFVANSWVYPQAKYRYSRVFFANDTYLPSKMPAALKPYRDDELRNLRGDDQQGPYEAHDRVYRYDVYHDLGDSRQILGGSKEFPYPRRCRTGRKLSQTSPDRESRLLPLVQSIYVPRDELFGHLKKSDFLGYSLKALVEGIIPAIRTYVDLSPGEFDSFADILKLYEGGIKLPDIPALQEMRKRFPLQLVKDLIPMGGDYLLKPPKPQVIKQDEKAWMTDAEFAREILAGVNPMMITRVTEFPPKSTLDPSQYGDQTSTITEAQIGSSLEGLTAQQAVSSNRLYILDHHDHMMPYLVRLNNLDDTFLYATRTLLFLKGDGTLAPVAIELSTPLLQGGLTTAKSTVYTPASTGVEAWIWQLAKAYVCVNDYGYHQLVSHWLNTHAVMEPFIIATNRQLSVTHPVHKLLHPHYRDTMNINSRARELLVSAGGIIELTVFQRKYAMEMSSVTYKDWNFNEQALPDDLIKRGMAVPDPSSPHKVRLLLEDYPYAVDGLAIWTAIEQWVTEYLAIYYTSDSVLQSDVELQAWWKEVREVGHGDLKDAAWWPKMKTVAELVKACATIIWTGSALHAAVNFGQYPYAGYHPNKPSASRRPMPEPDTEEYALLARDPEKVFIRTITNQMQAIIGISLLEILSKHSSDEIYLGQRDTPEWTSDAKALEAFKRFGTRLEGIESQVVALNGNPQLKNRNGPAQFPYMLLYPNTSDHTGKAEGLTARGIPNSISI